The following proteins come from a genomic window of Triticum aestivum cultivar Chinese Spring chromosome 6A, IWGSC CS RefSeq v2.1, whole genome shotgun sequence:
- the LOC123129943 gene encoding bisdemethoxycurcumin synthase-like, producing the protein MGSCGSNGHGTAVVVVPRPHAEGPAAMLGIGTANPTGVLMPQDVFADTLFRITNSDHLTELKHKLTRICGNTGIDKRHFHLTEETLAAHPELLDPELPSLGTRVDMTVDAVPKLAQRAAAKAIAEWGRPPADITHLVFTTYSACGAPSADLRLATLLGLRPTVSRTILSLHGCYGGGRALGLAKELAENNRGARVLVACSETTLVCFGAPDGGNLVGHAIFGDGAGAVIVGAGPFLDGEQRPIFEMVHAMQTTVPKTEHALGMQVTGGGIDFHLSIQVPTLIGQNVERCLLNAFRGGHDDDDDDAHLPSPLSGNGNKWNDFFWAVHPGGRQILDNIDKVLKLEPEKLAASRHVLREYGNMSGATIVFVLDELRQRRSLLPEWGSMMAFGPGITIETMVLRCPR; encoded by the exons ATGGGAAGCTGCGGAAGCAACGGGCACGGTACAGCTGTGGTGGTGGTGCCGCGGCCGCACGCTGAAGGCCCAGCGGCTATGCTCGGCATCGGCACGGCGAACCCCACCGGCGTGCTAATGCCCCAGGACGTCTTCGCCGACACCCTCTTCCGCATCACCAACAGCGACCACCTCACTGAGCTCAAACACAAGCTAACCAGAATTT GCGGCAACACGGGCATCGACAAGCGGCACTTCCACCTCACGGAGGAGACGCTGGCGGCTCATCCGGAGCTGCTCGACCCGGAGCTGCCGTCGCTGGGTACGCGGGTGGACATGACCGTCGACGCCGTGCCCAAGCTCGCGCAGCGTGCCGCGGCCAAGGCCATCGCCGAGTGGGGCCGTCCGCCCGCCGACATCACCCACCTCGTCTTCACCACCTACTCCGCCTGCGGCGCCCCGAGCGCCGACCTCCGCCTGGCCACGCTGCTCGGCCTCAGGCCCACCGTCAGCCGCACCATTCTCAGCCTCCACGGCTGCTACGGCGGCGGCCGGGCGCTGGGCCTCGCCAAGGAGCTCGCCGAGAACAACCGCGGGGCGCGCGTCCTCGTGGCCTGCTCCGAGACCACGCTCGTCTGCTTCGGCGCGCCCGACGGCGGCAACCTCGTCGGCCACGCCATCTTCGGGGACGGCGCCGGCGCGGTCATCGTCGGGGCCGGCCCGTTCCTCGACGGCGAGCAGCGCCCCATCTTCGAGATGGTCCACGCCATGCAGACCACGGTGCCCAAGACGGAGCACGCGCTAGGCATGCAGGTCACCGGCGGTGGCATCGACTTCCACCTCTCCATCCAGGTGCCCACGCTCATCGGACAGAACGTGGAGCGCTGCCTCCTCAACGCGTTCCGCGGAggacacgacgacgacgacgacgatgctcATCTTCCGTCTCCATTATCCGGGAACGGAAATAAGTGGAACGACTTCTTCTGGGCGGTGCACCCAGGTGGCCGCCAGATCCTGGACAACATAGACAAGGTGCTCAAGCTGGAGCCGGAGAAACTGGCGGCCAGCCGGCACGTGCTCCGTGAGTACGGCAACATGAGCGGCGCGACCATCGTCTTCGTGCTCGACGAGCTGCGCCAGCGCCGGAGCCTGCTGCCGGAGTGGGGCTCCATGATGGCCTTCGGTCCTGGAATCACCATCGAGACCATGGTGCTCCGCTGCCCACGCTAG